The Aedes aegypti strain LVP_AGWG chromosome 3, AaegL5.0 Primary Assembly, whole genome shotgun sequence genome contains a region encoding:
- the LOC5574034 gene encoding general odorant-binding protein 45-like — protein sequence MQVFAAIVKLVAITLGAIIASISCIEEHSASLKSILSSSAECNLYLPTEALRQECGTRCVSLVNRIWNDTNGRLSDTIGRFYVEGPQDPCARNRTLQCLEQVTASIPLRNSCQLADASVNCYRNNYGQLDVKSPRFVAFSDVQQVRILTECAAMLGVWDKLTQVVRNGLQSISEGACLLRCLLIRQGLYSDQRGPDLKRVSVQCGGYEGYEQEWRANVTRCVAAVRAERICDKCLQAERIAVDCLQMHLHLYEVRSPKLRQHIPFGVEFYTGANAAAGSAAAAQAQVTTYITVYYYYWY from the coding sequence ATGCAAGTGTTCGCTGCAATAGTCAAGCTGGTTGCCATCACCCTCGGTGCCATCATTGCTTCAATTTCCTGCATCGAAGAACACAGTGCCTCCCTCAAAAGTATCCTCTCGTCATCGGCAGAATGTAACCTGTATCTACCGACGGAGGCCTTAAGGCAAGAGTGTGGCACACGTTGCGTGTCGCTGGTCAACCGTATCTGGAACGACACCAATGGCCGCTTGTCGGATACTATCGGGAGATTCTACGTCGAGGGTCCACAGGATCCCTGCGCTCGCAATCGTACACTTCAGTGCTTAGAACAGGTCACCGCTTCGATCCCGCTCAGAAACAGTTGCCAGCTTGCGGACGCATCCGTGAATTGCTATCGTAACAACTACGGTCAACTGGACGTTAAGAGTCCACGTTTCGTTGCGTTCTCGGATGTTCAGCAGGTCCGGATATTGACGGAATGTGCCGCAATGCTGGGAGTTTGGGACAAGCTGACACAAGTGGTTCGGAACGGTTTGCAGAGTATATCGGAAGGGGCCTGTCTGCTGAGGTGCCTTCTGATCCGACAGGGCTTGTACAGCGATCAGAGGGGTCCGGACTTGAAGCGCGTTTCTGTGCAATGTGGAGGGTATGAAGGTTACGAGCAGGAATGGCGCGCCAATGTCACCAGATGTGTGGCGGCAGTGCGTGCGGAAAGAATCTGCGATAAGTGCTTACAAGCGGAGCGCATTGCCGTGGATTGTCTTCAGATGCATCTTCATCTGTATGAGGTGCGAAGTCCGAAGCTTCGGCAGCATATTCCGTTTGGGGTGGAGTTTTATACCGGAGCGAATGCAGCTGCAGGCTCCGCTGCAGCAGCGCAAGCACAAGTCACTACGTACATCACTGTTTACTACTATTATTGGTATTGA
- the LOC5574030 gene encoding general odorant-binding protein 45-like gives MSGSISLIVLAVVALAGQVLSRHDATFKSFGSTSGECSRYLNNDGNGECNIHCVGVIGHAWNETLAKFTQNYAGYFVPDPQDDCYQNRTERCLLQVDNAIPVYDKCTRASKLGQCYADQYGQLNAIQPQYVPMTDLQYTRVFLQCAAILGLSNNDLNAMVQQGAYNTPAGACLLRCTLIRMGLYTDDAGIDVALATRQCGLYNVTSDIAQCQAKVQAEECDKCKRTTRIAKECLNMHYNVRNVGDSYGLELYGDDVCYSSCSFFYCYYYACPYLSYYNTNYAGSSSYSGSSNSLTFAG, from the coding sequence ATGAGTGGTTCAATTTCGTTGATTGTACTTGCGGTAGTGGCTCTGGCCGGTCAAGTGTTGAGTCGGCATGACGCAACCTTCAAAAGCTTCGGATCAACGAGTGGAGAGTGCAGCCGATATCTGAACAACGATGGTAACGGAGAGTGCAACATCCACTGCGTGGGAGTGATTGGTCACGCCTGGAACGAAACCTTGGCCAAGTTCACTCAGAACTACGCTGGATACTTTGTCCCGGATCCACAGGATGACTGCTACCAGAATCGTACGGAGCGTTGTTTGTTGCAAGTCGACAACGCGATTCCAGTCTATGACAAGTGCACCAGAGCTTCAAAGCTCGGACAGTGTTATGCTGATCAATACGGACAACTGAATGCTATCCAGCCTCAGTACGTGCCAATGACGGATCTTCAGTATACTCGGGTTTTCCTGCAATGCGCTGCCATACTGGGACTCTCAAACAATGACCTCAACGCCATGGTCCAACAAGGAGCTTACAACACTCCCGCTGGTGCCTGTCTTCTGCGATGCACGTTGATTCGTATGGGACTGTACACTGACGATGCTGGAATCGATGTGGCCCTGGCAACCCGACAGTGTGGTCTATACAACGTGACCTCCGATATTGCCCAGTGCCAAGCCAAGGTGCAAGCCGAAGAGTGTGACAAGTGTAAGCGGACGACGCGCATTGCTAAGGAATGTCTTAACATGCACTACAATGTTCGAAATGTTGGAGATAGCTACGGATTGGAACTGTATGGAGATGATGTCTGTTATTCTTCCTGTTCATTCTTCTACTGCTATTACTATGCATGCCCTTATCTTAGCTACTACAATACCAACTATGCAGGATCTTCGTCTTATTCTGGTAGCTCTAACAGCCTTACTTTCGCTGGATAG